A single region of the Procambarus clarkii isolate CNS0578487 chromosome 81, FALCON_Pclarkii_2.0, whole genome shotgun sequence genome encodes:
- the LOC138358017 gene encoding adhesive plaque matrix protein-like produces MRLISPKSNEAHTASSLLLPAHLPAPPSCPLTRSTFPPQLSAAPSCPTFQLHLPAPPSSPTFPLHLSAAPSSSTFPLHLPVPLSRFTYPLHLPSPPSCSTCPPHLPAAPSLSTFPPYLPSPHSSTTFPSVLLAPPFRRTFPQHLSAPPSRPIFPVHLPAAPSRSAFPYHLPAPPSRSTFPSLLPAPPSCPTFPLHLPVPPSRSTFPLHLPVSPSRSTFLLHLPVPPFHPTFPSIFPLHLPVPPSRSTFPSHLPAPPSRSTFLLHFPAPPTHFTFPPHLPTPSSRPISLHLPSPTTCSTFPSHLLAPPSRPAFSLHLPAPPSHPTFPSHLPAPPSRPTFPLHLLAPPSCPTFPLHLPAPPSRPTFPLHVPSPPSCSTFPFHLPAPPSLPAPPSCSTFPSHLSVPPSRSTVPSHLPAPPSRPTFPLHLPVPPSSPTFPLHLSVAPSHRTFPQDLPSPPSRPTFPLHLLTPPSLSTFLLHLSAAPSLSTFPSYLPSQHSRTTFPSHLLAPPFRRTFPQHLSAPPSRRTFLSHFPTAPSRSAFPSHLPAPPSRRTFPPHLPTPPSNPPSRCTFPLHLPIPPSRSTFLPDLPAPSSRPTFPLHLPSPPSCSTLPSHLPTPPSCSTFPSHLPTPPSRPAFPFHLPAPPSRPTFLSHLPAPPSRPTFPLHLPAPPSRPTYPSHLPAPPSRSTFPPHLPAPPSRSTFLLHLPAPPSRPTFPSHLLAPPSRSTFPLHLPAPPSQPTFPAHLPAPPSCSTFPLHLPAPPSRPTFPPHLPAPPSRPTFPPHLPTPLSRPTFPLHLPAAPSRSTFPLYLPGPPSRPTFPPYLPAPPSRSTFQAHLPAPPSRPTFPLHLPAPPSRPTFPLHLPAPLPAPLSRPTFPLHLPGPPSRSTFPPHLPAPPSWPTYPLHLPAPPSRRTFPAHLPSPSSRSTFPLHLPAPPSRPIFPPHLPAPPSLSSFPLHLPGPPSRSTFPLHLPAPPSRSTFQAHLPTPPSRPTFPLHLPARPSRSIFPSHLPAPPSHSTFLLHLPIPPSHSTFPSRLPVPPSRSTFPLHLPAAPSHSTFLLHLPVPPSHSTFPSRLPVPPSRSTFPLHLPAAPSRYTFPSHLPTPPSRPTFSPHLPAPPSRSTFPLHLPSQPSRSTFPLHLPAPPSRSTFPLHLPAPPSRSTFPLHLPAPPSRLTFPLHLPAPSSRPTFPLHLPDPPSRSIFQTHLLAPSSRPTFPLHLPDPPSRSTFPPHFPLHPPAPPSRSTFPLHLPAPPSRSTFPLHLPDPPSRSTFPPHFPLHLPAPPSRSTLPLHLPAPLPAPPSRSTFPPHFPLHLPAPPSYSTFTLHPPTPPSRPTFPLHPPTPPSRPTFPLHLPAPPTRSTYPLHLPAPPSRSTFPQHLPAPPSRSTFPLHLPAPPTRSTYPLHLPAPPSRSTFPSHLPAPPSRPTFPSHLPAPPSCPTFPSHLPVPPSRPTFPLHPPAPPSHRTSHQNLITSKSLFVFPHLDLNCHLGRPH; encoded by the coding sequence ATGCGCCTCATttccccaaaatcaaatgaggcGCACACGGCTTCATCCCTACTACTACCTGCCCACcttcctgctccaccttcctgtcCACTTACCCGCTCCACCTTCCCTCCGCAACTTTCCGCCGCACCTTCCTGCCCCACCTTCCAGCTCCACCTTCCAGCCCCACCTTCCAGCCCCACCTTCCCGCTCCATCTTTCCGCCGCACCTTCCAGCagcaccttccctctccaccttccCGTCCCTCTTTCCCGCTTCACCTACCcactccaccttccctctccaccttccTGCTCCACCTGTCCACCGCACCTTCCTGCagcaccttccctctccaccttccCGCCCTACCTACCCTCCCCACATTCCAGCACCACCTTCCCGTCCGTCCTTCTCGCTCCACCTTTCCGTCGAACTTTTCCGCAGCACCTTTCTGCTCCACCTTCCCGTCCCATTTTCCCGGTGCACCTTCCTGCTGCCCCTTCCCGCTCCGCCTTCCCGTACCACCTTCCCGCTCCACCTTCCCGCTCCACCTTCCCATCTCTCCTTCCCGCTCCACCTTCCTGCCCCACCTTCCCACTCCATCTTCCCGTCCCACCTTCCcgctccaccttccctctccaccttccCGTCTCGCCTTCCCGCTCCACcttcctgctccaccttcctgtcCCACCTTTCCATCCCACCTTCCCTTCCATCTTCCCGCTCCACTTACCCGTCCCACCTTCCCGCTCCACCTTCCCGTCCCACCTTCCCGCTCCACCTTCCCGCTCCACCTTCCTGCTCCACTTTCCCGCTCCGCCTACCCACTTCACCTTCCCGCCCCACCTTCCCACTCCATCTTCCCGTCCCATCTcgctccaccttccctctccaactACCTGCTCCACCTTCCCGTCCCATCTTCTCGCTCCACCTTCCCGTCCTGCCTTCTCTCTCCACCTTCCTGCTCCACCTTCCCATCCCACCTTTCCATCCCACCTTCCCGCTCCACCTTCCCGTCCCACCTTCCCGCTCCACCTTCTCGCTCCACCTTCCTGTCCCACCTTCCCACTCCACCTTCCCGCTCCACCTTCCCGTCCCACCTTCCCGCTCCACGTTCCCTCTCCACCTTCCTGCTCCACCTTCCCATTCCACCTTCCCGCTCCACCTTCCCTTCCCGCTCCACCTTCCTGCTCCACCTTCCCGTCCCACCTTTCCGTCCCACCTTCCCGCTCCACCGTTCCGTCCCACCTTCCCGCTCCACCTTCCCGTCCCACCTTCCCGCTCCACCTTCCCGTCCCACCTTCCAGTCCCACCTTCCCGCTCCACCTTTCCGTTGCACCTTCCCACCGCACCTTCCCGCAggaccttccctctccaccatccCGTCCCACTTTCCCGCTTCACCTACTcactccaccttccctctccaccttccTGCTCCACCTTTCCGCcgcaccttccctctccaccttccCGTCCTACCTACCCTCCCAACATTCCCGCACCACCTTCCCGTCCCACCTTCTCGCTCCACCTTTCCGTCGAACTTTTCCGCAGCATCTTTCTGCTCCACCTTCCCGTCGCACCTTCCTGTCCCATTTTCCCACTGCCCCTTCCCGCTCCGCCTTCCCGTCCCACCTTCCCGCTCCACCTTCCCGCCGCACCTTCCCGCCGCACCTTCCCACTCCACCTTCAAACCCACCTTCCCGCTGCACCTTCCCGCTCCACCTTCCCATCCCACCTTCCCGCTCCACCTTCCTGCCCGACCTTCCCGCTCCATCTTCCCGTCCCACCTTCCcgctccaccttccctctccaccttccTGCTCCACCCTCCCGTCCCACCTTCCCACTCCACCTTCCTGCTCCACCTTCCCGTCCCACCTTCCCACTCCACCTTCCCGTCCCGCCTTCCCGTTCCACCTTCCTGCTCCACCTTCCCGTCCCACCTTTCtgtcccaccttcctgctccaCCTTCCCGTCCCACCTTCCCGCTCCACCTTCCCGCTCCACCTTCCCGTCCCACCTACCCGTCCCACCTTCCCGCTCCACCTTCCCGCTCCACTTTCCCGCCCCACCTTCCCGCTCCACCTTCCCGCAGCACCTTTCTGCTCCACCTTCCCGCTCCACCTTCCCGTCCCACCTTCCCGTCCCACCTTCTCGCCCCACCTTCCCGCTCCACCTTCCCGCTCCACCTTCCCGCTCCACCTTCCCAGCCCACCTTCCCAGCCCACCTTCCCGCTCCACCTTCCTGCTCCACCTTCCCGCTCCACCTTCCCGCTCCACCTTCCCGCCCCACCTTCCCGCCCCACCTTCCCGCCCCACCTTCCCGCCCCACCTTCCCGCCCCACCTTCCCACTCCACTTTCCCGCCCCACCTTCCCGCTCCACCTTCCCGCAGCACCTTCCCGCTCCACCTTCCCGCTATACCTTCCTGGCCCACCTTCCCGCCCCACCTTCCCACCCTACCTTCCCGCCCCACCTTCCCGCTCCACTTTCCAGGCCCACCTTCCTGCTCCACCTTCCCGGCCCACCTTCCCGCTCCACCTTCCCGCTCCACCTTCCCGGCCCACCTTCCCGCTCCATCTTCCCGCCCCACTTCCCGCTCCACTTTCCAGGCCCACCTTCCCGCTCCACCTTCCCGGCCCACCTTCCCGCTCCACCTTCCCGCCCCACCTTCCCGCTCCACCTTCCTGGCCCACCTACCCGCTCCACCTTCCCGCTCCACCTTCCCGCCGCACCTTCCCAGCCCACCTTCCCAGCCCATCTTCCCGCTCCACCTTCCCGCTCCACCTTCCCGCTCCACCTTCCCGGCCCATCTTCCCGCCCCACCTTCCcgccccaccttccctctccagctTCCCGCTCCACCTTCCCGGCCCACCTTCCCGCTCCACCTTCCCGCTCCACCTTCCCGCTCCACCTTCCCGCTCCACCTTCCAGGCCCACCTTCCCACCCCACCTTCCCGCCCCACCTTCCCGCTCCACCTTCCTGCCCGACCTTCCCGCTCCATCTTCCCGTCTCACCTTCCCGCTCCACCTTCCCACTCCACCTTCCTGCTCCACCTTCCCATCCCACCTTCCCACTCCACCTTCCCGTCCCGCCTTCCCGTTCCACCTTCCCGCTCCACCTTCCCGCTCCACCTTCCCGCAGCACCTTCCCACTCCACCTTCCTGCTCCACCTTCCCGTCCCACCTTCCCACTCCACCTTCCCGTCCCGCCTTCCCGTTCCACCTTCCCGCTCCACCTTCCCGCTCCACCTTCCCGCAGCACCTTCCCGCTATACCTTCCCGTCCCACCTTCCCACTCCACCTTCCCGTCCCACCTTCTCGCCCCACCTTCCCGCCCCACCTTCCCGCTCCACCTTCCCGCTCCACCTTCCCAGCCAACCTTCCCGCTCCACCTTCCCGCTCCACCTTCCCGCTCCACCTTCCcgctccaccttccctctccaccttccCGCTCCACCTTCCCGCTCCACCTTCCCGCTCCACCTTCCCGCTCCACCTTCCCGGCTCACCTTCCCGCTCCACCTTCCCGCTCCATCTTCCAGACCCACCTTCCCGCTCCATCTTCCAGACCCACCTTCCCGCTCCATCTTCCAGACCCACCTTCTCGCTCCATCTTCCAGACCCACCTTCCCGCTCCATCTTCCAGACCCACCTTCTCGCTCCACCTTCCCGCCCCACTTCCCGCTCCACCCTCCCGCTCCACCTTCCCGCTCCACCTTCCCGCTCCACCTTCCCGCTCCACCTTCCCGCTCCACCTTCCCGCTCCATCTTCCAGACCCACCTTCCCGCTCCACCTTCCCGCCCCACTTCCCGCTCCACCTTCCCGCTCCACCTTCCCGCTCCACCCTCCCGCTCCACCTTCCCGCCCCACTTCCCGCTCCACCTTCCCGCTCCACCTTCCCGCCCCACTTCCCGCTCCACCTTCCCGCTCCACCCTCCTACTCCACCTTCACGCTCCACCCTCCTACTCCACCTTCCCGTCCCACCTTCCCGCTCCACCCTCCTACTCCACCTTCCCGTCCCACCTTCCCGCTCCACCTTCCTGCTCCACCTACCCGCTCCACTTACCCGCTCCACCTTCCCGCTCCACCTTCCCGCAGCACCTTCCCGCAGCACCTTCCCGCCCCACCTTCCCGCAGCACCTTCCCGCTCCACCTTCCTGCTCCACCTACCCGCTCCACTTACCCGCTCCACCTTCCCGCTCCACCTTCCCGCAGCACCTTCCCGTCCCACCTTCCCGCTCCACCTTCCCGTCCCACCTTCCCGTCCCACCTTCCCgctccaccctcctgccccaccttCCCGTCCCACCTTCCCGTCCCACCTTCCCGTCCCACCTTCCCgctccaccctcctgccccaccttCCCACCGCACCTCTCACCAAAATTTAATTACCTCCAAGTCGTTGTTTGTCTTTCCACATCTTGACCTCAATTGCCATTTAGGTCGACCTCATTAG